The following is a genomic window from Plasmodium berghei ANKA genome assembly, chromosome: 9.
tttcttgattcgataaagaaaatttacGTGATctttcattaaaattactaattttttcctttaaactattttttatatcatatttattatcattgtGGTATGCGGAATTATAACTTCTATTTGAAATTATTGATGATTTAATTCCCCTTTTTAGGCTTCTATagttattaattttatcctttttattataagaaACATTTTTAGATTCATTTCTATTTTGAGGACTTGTttctaaaatataaagatcATTACTATATGGCTCGCTATTAAAAATCTCTAAACTGCCTCGTCTCAAATTGGAAATTGTGCTATTACTATCCTTTTTAATATGCACTATTTCTTGCTCATTTTCTGTTTCATTTCCTAATTTTTCTTGTGATTCGCCTTTTACACTTCTTTCACTATCACAGTTAGAATATGAACAATTAGTTTTCATATTACACAAATAGAATGGccgaatttttttttgcactGTTTTGATATTTTCCTTGTCTGGGATGCATGTCCTCGAAGACATACTATGCAagatttttcttttatccATGCTATATCCGTTTTTTGGATGGATTccttcatttttaataaaatcaCAAAACTTTTCGCATTTTGAATTAAGTTTATTAGCATTTTCCTctcttaatttttttatgttttcaTCATACCTCAAATTACATTCAGGAAATTTATGGTAAGTTTCggatttattttcatcattgattttcataatttttgataatttgaattcattattaaatatattataatattcacTAGGTAAATCATAATCAtctttaaatatttgtgcattttttttttcatgttCTATCTTAGTGTCTGTTTCTTCATCATATTCTTTTGTACATTCCATTTTTTGGGAATTCTCAAATTTTGTTTcgacttttttttttacatcgattttttctatttcgTCATctgttattatttcttttgtatttatctcttttttttccaaattatgtttatattcCTTTACtgaatattcattttcttcgCTTAAATTACATGAATAAAAATCACTTTCTTCTTTCATTTCTTCGAATTctttatttcttctttCCATATAATCAAAGAAATAGCATgctttatcattatattcaacttttgtattattttttaatttatcatttttattaagtGATTTTTCAAGAGATTTGTCCGATTTTATTGcttcatttatttcataatcATTAAAACATTCCTTTGGTTTTACATTTAAGTAATTGTTTGTGTgatattcattttcattcaatttttttaaactattcgaattttttgaaaaatcaaaattttcTGAGTTATCACCATTTTCTTCAAAGCTGTGACTTGTGCTTATAGATAagttcatattattattaatttttattttattttttgaatgtTTTACATGTtatgtctttttttttaaggactcatcatttattaagtacattattgttttttccccgtcgaaataaatatcaatTAGTCTGATgatatttaaatttgttataaattaaatgaacAATCGCAATGAAAGCATCCCATTTTTGAAGggatttatattttcctttttaaattttgcAACAATTCCTATTGTTTTATGAAACGtgaatacatatatatgcatgcataataattttatattctcTTCTGTctacaaatttattttatacacTTATACCGGAAAAACGTTTTATTCACATTATATTGACTTTTGCACGATTTGTTCGTTTTTAAATGTATtgattaaaattataaagaaaaaatgtcTATCATGCAACTTTGGGGTTagaacaaattttattatatttttgttatttaatatttaaaaactgtgacataaaaaaataaaataccttaaaaatatgtgaaACAAATCAATTTTAAACAACATCAACTGAATAGAAAATGAAtgcaattttattttgtcgatttttttcttagtataaaaataaataatttaagaCAATTTTaccaaaaaattaattaaaaagacaacacaaaattatttaaaataatgattaaataaaataatccTTTGTCAATTCATTcgatatttaataaatttgctTAAAACGcacacaaaataaaaaatgaaaaaaagctatatatatttcttatataaaaataaaatatgactGTTCAGAAAAAGtttccattatttttttttaatttggtCTTACAAAAATAGCGATATAACtgtctttttttatgttaaagaaaaaaaatgtcaccaatatgtatatatacaatttttcaTTACTTTTAAATAcgtaaattataataaattaggTAAATCGAATTACacttcatataataaatatatatgtaaatggTGGTATACTACTTGATTGAATTAATTATTGAGATTTATcctcaaataaaaaattttctcTTATCCAAGTCCCAAATTGTATAAATTccttataaaataaaatgaatgaagaaacaatattttacacagaataattattaaacttaaaatatatgtaaagaaatatgttaataaatCCAAATATTACACTAACTTATTGCAATACTTCATGCTTCTCTGTTAAATCATGTATGAGTACCCCAGTTTAATTATTGATACACTATATTATGATTTCTTAATGTTGGTCAAACAAATATAgctttttacaaaatttacCTTACGCTTTTTGAGTATTTTAAAAGCATATACTTTTTATGCTACTCATAAAAATGTATCCATAGCATAGAATggtacatttatttttttttcattctagtataattatctttttttcttataataCAACATTGCTGAAATTTTATGCTTTTATTAATACTAAAAATAGAGATTATTCTAAATCAAATGGATTTAATACTGTTCAATTCATCGCAGTATGTACATCCGTTgtaactttttttaataaaaaattgatcCGATATAAAGCTCCTGAAgtttcatttaataaaaaaaattattacgAAACGATATACTAGACATGCTTATATttcttaatatattttttccatatattaagttcttaaaaaataatgcgCTTTAGCATTAAACTCTTGACTAAGGTACatattaaacaaaaattcCATATTCACcctcaaaaatatataatgtataaTTTTCCGATAAAATGtgaattatatacaaatggataaataatgtatatacagGAATATTTTCGttaaaatggaaaatttataatgaTATGATTAAGATAAAAAATCGTATAAATTGTacaaaaatagtaataaaattttgtaGAGCGTATTTAGAgttttacaaaattttttttttcatataattcgtctatatttatactggaaaataatgaatattaatgaagaaaaaagaatTCCGTTATGTTGTGAAATttgcataaaaaatgaaaaagatgtatcaaatgaaataataaaagtagCAGCACACAAATGGCTGTTTTCGCTCGGAATAACAATAACTTTAGGTCGTCATGATCCAAATAAAATCATGTGTGAAAAATTAAGTAATTATTGTGAATATATAGTTATTGAGCCAGCTGTAcctataaaaattgtaaaggAATATAACGAAAattgtgaaaataatatttatggGACCTTATACACTACACATTACTCAGTTTATGAAACCAATtcacatataaatataaatgataataaaaaagatatagacaatataaatatattaaattcttatgaaaaaaaaaattatgaaaatacatataatgataataatttaaagttaaaaaaacaaaatactTCAAATGGATTTAATACGAGCAATTTAGTTAGTTCTCTTGCTACAACGCAAAGTATTGCCTATTCATTTCCTATGgttaatgatataaaaaataaagacaacataaaatattcgtctaatttattattcacTGTACCTATTATAGGGGAAAAATCAATATCTTCCATGGAAGAAGATCCAATAATTTTGCCGAATTTTTGTTGTGTAGTAAATGTAGttacatattataaaaatgatgatttTATGGAAGAACAATTTAATGAGCCAAGTGAAAATgaagatgaagaaaaaaaaaatattccaaTTTATGctcaatatatattaccaCATCCACGTTTTCATAAATTATGGGACAGTTTATActatgaagaaaatataaaaagagaTTTACTCGAATATGTATCCGCTTTAATGTTATTTgcatcaaaaaaaattgattgCAATTTAATCAATTATAATCATCTAGTTTTGTTATATGGGCCTCCAGGCACAGGGAAAACATCTTTGTGCAAAGCCTTAGccaataaaatatgcattCGTTTATCTAATATGTACACAACAGGTTGTATAggcatataatataattcgTTACATTTATGGGTgttcaaaatattaatatatacctTTATGTTATACTATTCTGTTTCTTTAAttatctattttattatatttatattttcatataatttacaGGAATCTTGATAGAACTAAATGCTCACACacttttttcaaaatgGTTTAGCGAATCTGGGAAGCAagtattaaaattatttaataaaattaaaaaaattattaatgaaTATGAGGAAAACGATGTTTTTATATGCTTATTAATTGATGAAGTCGAAAGCTTATCAGCCGATAGAAAAAAATCTATGGATGGGACAGAACCTTCAGATAGTATAAGGGTTGTTAATACATTATTAACACAAATAGattctttaaaatattataataatactttATTGCTAACTACATCTAACATATCAGGTAGTATCATGCAATATATATCTACTAggatatgcatataaaaatgcaGAAATTTGAATGTATTCgcttatgtatatatgtttgtCTTCATTTTTCAGAAATGATTGACGACGCTTTCATTGACAGAGCTGATTTGAAGCAATTCATTGGATTACCAAATGAAGAGTGTCGATATGAAATTTACAAGGACTGTATAGGCGAATTAGTaactattttcattttatccTATCTGATTATTTGCATGTTATTCATTTCATTCCATATATTCACGtatcattttataattcCATAGATCGAGAAAGGAATAATTAACTATTGCTCCAAAATCCCAAGTTATCAAAGAATTACGAAATTGTTAAAAGTAAATATtcaatgaaatatatatatcccaattttataattatgcaattttttccaatttttttggaatattttttcacaGAATGAGAAGGAAAAATCCAAAGACGAATATGTGTAACCATTTAACTCaactataaatatatgttgttccataaaataaaatattcatttttttaataaataaatattcatctttttaataaataaatatatatatatatattagatGTGGGAGTAAATTGATGGAGTGTGCTAAAATGAGCAATGGATTTAGTGGACGATGCTTAAGAAGGATTCCATTTCAAGCTTATGCTTATTTTTGCCAAGCtgtaatatgaaaaatataggcatttgtatatatcaaataaatttattattcattcatatacaaatttataataaaaacaactttacgtaaaataataaataatgctTATAagaacatatatatgcatataaatttaatgaaaagaaaaaaaatttatatttttatcataaataatattattttatttttttagacCTTGCGCTTTTACAATTcgacaaataataatgagtGCAATGTCTTAATTTCTTTGAACGATTTTTTGTTGGCACTTCACAAGGCTGTCCAAAAGGAACTTATGTGTAAAGATATATTACttgaacaaaaaaataaatgagtTATAAAATCCGTTTTCTATTCGAATTCAAACCCCAAAGAAGCCTACATTGTACTGGAACAAAGTAATGAACAAGCATGTCAATAAAATTActttataatttaacaCTATTGAGGAAATTATCCATTACATAGAAAGAGTAGTTTAtgctttttattatttttttatgaaatatacaattttttatttcaattataatttaatatattttttctttcattttgtatttgttcatatttatatatcctcttattttttaataatattaaaaaaaatatatttagattattaaaaatagttaGATTGGGTAACCATGATAACCATAAAGCACACACTAATCCTATTACTATCTATGtcgtattattatttattcattttcatttagtTGAAATGCATATTATGCACACACTTAAACACTACTATGAGTTAAAAATTGGGATTATATGTTTGTTCTATTTCAAACATATGATTTCCACAAAttaaataacataaaataattaatgtaatttttcaaaatattcaaaagcATATCCTTTTCTTAATACGATACTAAACAgtttatttacatatgaACATAGAATTTTTcacatttaataaaaaatgtaactATTTGACAGTCTTATTATAATACATGATGTGCGTATTTTTTCCTcacttttttaaattttatatcatcAATTAAGTAACATAATATgcttttactatttttgtttctttCTATAATTGTAGTTTAAGTTAAATAAttacatttataaatacatacaAAAGTGCAATTattaatgtatatttatttatatttatttcgaaaagtgaaaaaaaaaaatcacaTACTGTGTATAAACCAGTATACATATTCTTACACACATAGAAATtgttaaatttaaaaaaggtTAAAAGCATGCTGATTAGAAAAGGAAATTAATTGGGGCAGCTCCttaattgatatatttttgcttaatataaataatcccttataaaataaaaaaataatattaaagataattatttgtagttataaatgtatatacatatataatatatatgttccAAAATTATGGGCAATTAAgtgtttttaaaaagaaaaaccATGCTCAAGAAAGTAACATATATGCTTCAATTCGTTATTTTGAGATTTCTTATTTTCGaaacattaaaaattaataaatgttaatatatgcatgtattcccctttaaatattcatacatatatgcaaataaatccatatcataatatattatattttttttactattgaataaaaataattagaTAAAGATCTACTGCATGCATGCTTATAGAAGTTGTAAGcatttcctttttaaatttcttggatatatgcataaataaGTAACCATATATCTATTTCATATTTCATGTTATATGACAAAAAATTTAGGGAATTCATACAATTTGTtaacatataaatttaaatatatgggtatatattttgcatattttcttctgaacaaagaatatattgttggcttttattttattatttaagtTTTTACAACACCCTGACTCAACATATGAtccttttatttattctagcataaaaaaataattgtatctaaatatagaaaatagtTAGCTTCATAATGAGCATAATGTGTAGATCactataaataatattattttgaataaatatatcagtACATGCCATTTTGTAAgaacttatatatatattggaTGCAGCCTTTTTTGGCAATGTGtgcataataaatatatttatatgcatagCCAATGTGCATGCCAATTACAGCACaagttatataaaaattataatacgCATCCTAGGAAACCGTTATTCATTTCAcctttaaaatatataactaaaataaatagaaGGTTGTAACACATGTGtactattaatatataaatattatgtgcacatatattatatggttgaaatgtaaaataaatagcatttaaatatgaataaatatatatttacgaaaattattttaaaatcaccaaaaatatatgaaaacattaaaaaaattaattttttctttctttataaataaatatatgcatacaaaAACGAAAAGATAATGTATTTTTGTTCAACTATTATATAGAGTACAAACAATATCTTATgctttttaatatataataagatcgaattttctttatttacacatagtacatattatatatttgtttaaacTTTTTACACAAATTATATTCTAATAGTATATAACATACGAAATGCATTTCAATACACAGaagcatataataaatataataatatacgATCACATTCTTTAAATATTGCATATTTTGTAGTATCAATTAcccatatttatatatatacacttATATAAAGTCCTAAAATGCgtattgtttattatttgacgatattaaagaatatgtaatagttattttattttatcttttttttttttcataaaatttttgcGTTTGATTAAAATGAAGCGTgcttaaaattaataaattacaCATTGATCTTTAATTTactgttttattttcatttatcattttttgcatatttgttaatttatgaaaaaaaaaaatagtatttAGTTATTAATCGcaaataacataaaaattgttcCTTAAAGAACAAGAAATTAGCTAAAtaatatgcacatatatagAGGAATACATAGGATATATTCATGTAGTTACCTATCTTAATGGAATATGAATAGTGCAATTATAGATTATTCTCATATATTGCAGTATTATACTGAGACGTATATAAGTAtacatgtttttttttttcagtaataagagaaaaatattttcagaTTATTAATCTTTTTAACTATTTTGTTTACTTTCTAATATtagttatatatgttttgtCTCTTGTgcacacaaaaaaaatatatatgcatacacgtgtatatatttaaacaaatatttttaatactaGCATTTTGCAAgtctttttttgtatatctCCTCAGTAATAGTGCTTTGTGCattatcataataattttaagtttgcttataaatattatatatttcattaattaGACAttcttttctttaaaatgaataatttaagttaattaaaatttttataacataattaaataagttgtatatataacataaattaatttaaaaaaaattaaaaaaatatgcatatagatatttatttaatgatCTCATTGTATTGCAACAACATACTACCATAACCTGTACTTTTTTAGTTTCGAAAATCTatatagttttattttatcatttcaTGACCTTGTTATTTTATAGatttatatatctatattatttttattattgtactaaaaaaatgaaaatgtgttatgcttttaaattaaaaatataaaacacacaaaaaaataaatgaattaaaaattttggTTTTCCTTTTATAATTCCACGTttatcgtttttttttcctttgccttttcttttatatataatttataataataaaaacagcCAAAATTTATGAGTACACTATATAAGAAATAAGAGATTATTTTAcgattatttttctttttatatctatataaatGTGCTTAAGACCAAACttacatattatatgtgtatatttaaatCTTGACTATTatcctttatttttttctctggctaatatttatgtccatacatattttattgaccattttttctcattttttaacattgcatatatatagtcATTTTAAGCATTACTCATAAATAATTGTCTTAAGATTTAtacaattataaatttttgtatcataaataatatagttATAAATGTGTTTTTGGTCATTTTAAATTCGGTATGATTTTTattgtgtatataatatatgttattttattatagattttatattgaatatattttttcgaaaaaaatacattaatCACAAAATTTTACATACTTATGTATACGTGGAAAAACACATtatcacatatatatatgacacgtttattatttttttatagaaaaatataatatacttatttttatttatgttttttgacatttattttccatgttatatatatatatattaaaaaaattatgtctttattatgattaaaacaatatatgtAAGCTTGCTCACATATATCCATACACATATGTTGAAACCTTAacataagtatatatatatgcagcAGTTTACAATTTTTGTAATGTTTCCATCCGTAAAAAACATTGTTAAAATAGTAATGCATGttatagaaatataattacaaaaaa
Proteins encoded in this region:
- a CDS encoding AAA family ATPase, putative is translated as MNINEEKRIPLCCEICIKNEKDVSNEIIKVAAHKWLFSLGITITLGRHDPNKIMCEKLSNYCEYIVIEPAVPIKIVKEYNENCENNIYGTLYTTHYSVYETNSHININDNKKDIDNINILNSYEKKNYENTYNDNNLKLKKQNTSNGFNTSNLVSSLATTQSIAYSFPMVNDIKNKDNIKYSSNLLFTVPIIGEKSISSMEEDPIILPNFCCVVNVVTYYKNDDFMEEQFNEPSENEDEEKKNIPIYAQYILPHPRFHKLWDSLYYEENIKRDLLEYVSALMLFASKKIDCNLINYNHLVLLYGPPGTGKTSLCKALANKICIRLSNMYTTGILIELNAHTLFSKWFSESGKQVLKLFNKIKKIINEYEENDVFICLLIDEVESLSADRKKSMDGTEPSDSIRVVNTLLTQIDSLKYYNNTLLLTTSNISEMIDDAFIDRADLKQFIGLPNEECRYEIYKDCIGELIEKGIINYCSKIPSYQRITKLLKNEKEKSKDEYVCGSKLMECAKMSNGFSGRCLRRIPFQAYAYFCQATLRFYNSTNNNECNVLISLNDFLLALHKAVQKELMCKDILLEQKNK